AAACAAAATGGACTTAATCCCCATTTGTATTTAGCCTATATTTTCAAACAAGCGCCTTTAATTACAAATAAAACAGAATGGGAGTACCTTCTTCCCTAGAACTGTAAATATGATGTTTAACTGAAATATTAGCTTTTATAGTGTTATTTTGACGCTTACATATCAAATCATTTTCTCTACAGATATTCGCATGAGTTGCTTCCTTTTTAATATCTTTAGGACTAATTCTTACTTCCTCTTTACTATCCATCTAGCTGCTTTTTTTAATTCCATATCTTTTATCAACTTATATTATTATAGATTGTCCATATTAAAAGGGGAACGCAAAAGGCCGAAGTAGTTTATTTAAAGTGGTCAAACTTTGGGGTGACCTCATATTCTTATATCAAATGTAGCTTTATGCCAATTTATTTACAGTTTCTTTATTTTTGTATCACTAGTAATTAATTTGCTATTGTACATAAGAGTGAAGGGCCTAGAAACCCAAATAATTTTCTCATTAACAATTTGACTTAGCTGAACCTTTTTTCTAGAAAAAGCCCAATAATACTCACCGTTTATATATACTTTACTTATTTTCCAATCTTTATCTTTATAGTTCTCATCATTTAGAAATAAAACCCTAATTTCATTTAGAAGTTTCTTATCATCATCATCTGAGCTTGTAGATAAAAAAAACCATCCATTTGAGTAAGCCTTATTGATTATCTTATAGTAATTTGAAAGTAAAAACACTGGATAAATATTCAGTCTTCTCAAGTCATTACTATATTTATCAAATTTTCTTGGAATTAACCCAGATGAAAAAAATAGTACCATCGAAATAACAATTACAGAACAAAAAAGCCCAATAATCTTAACACTTAAATTCTGAAATGTAGAAAACAATGTCAATTTTTTGCTGAAAAAGAAATCAAAATAATAACCATATCCAATGAATATGAACGGTAGTGCAACATTGAAATATCTTGATCTAAAAGTATTTACAGGAACTATGGGATTAACAGATTCTATAACAAAAGTCATAAAGAAAAAGTAAGTAAAAATTAAAATGAATATAGATTTCAATTTTAAATTATTTATTTTTCTACCTAAAAAAATAAATAATAAAAAGAATGGCCAAGTTATAAGTTGATATAGAATATAAAAATTTTGTGGTTTATAACGTAAAAACAACCCAGTAAAAGATGTAAAAGATAATAAATTTCTGTTGTTTGAAGATAGATGACTCGACATTATAACATCCAATCTCGAGCTAAAACTTGAAAAATGACTATATAAAAATGTTTCAATTAAAAAAAATATCAATAAGGTAAAACTATATATAAGTGCTGGTTTTATCTTTTTATTTTTATATAACAATAATATAAAAAAGGCAGGACCAAAATATAGCATTGTAATCTTTGATAAATATGCTAAAAAGTGAAATATTCCCATAAGAACAAAATATTGGCCACCTTTTGCACTACCTTTATTGTAAAAATAGAAAGTTAATAATAGATACGTTATTGAAGTGATATCAGGTAAAACCTTATTGTAGCTATCAATAAAATAGGGAAATAGAATCATTCCTAGTAATACAAAAGTCATAGCTTCTTTTGACATTTCATTCTTGATTATTAAAAAGATCAAATATAAATGCACAAATGACATCAAAATTGGTAGTATATAATACATTAATGGATTACTAGTGATTTTTATTATAATAGCTAATGGTATTATCAAACTAAATCTTGCAGACTTGTGAATAAAATTTATATTTTTTATACCTAATACAATATTTCTTGCATGCTCCCAATAATGCATTTCATCTGGGCCAGATTGAGGATTCTGTAAAGTTAATAACCTTACAAAAAGGTTTAATATACAAAGACAGATAAATACTTTCGTATACGTAGTTGATCTTTCACTAATTTTAAACATATTTATTTCTTAACACTGATTTAAAAAGAACATCCCACTGTCCCATTATTTTCTTGTATTCAAAACGATGAATAGATTTTTTTGCATTTCTAGACATCGACTCTTTTAATACTATATCATCTAGCAGCTTATTTATAGCAGCTACTGTACCATCGATGTCTTTAATACCAACAAGAAAGCCATTAAAGCCATCAATTACAATTTCTTTGGGCCCTGACATACAATCAGTTGATACTACGGGAAGTCCCATAGCCATTGCCTCAACTAATACATTACCAAAGCCTTCATATGTTGATGTATGTAAAAAAAGCTCTCCATTTGAAAATACATACTCAGTATTTCTAACAGTACCAGGCAAGAATACTTTACCTGTTAATGACAATTCTTTTATTAAGTTTTCTAAATTACCTCTTTCAGGTCCTTCACCAAATATAACAAGAGATATATCTTTTTTGTTATCCGAAATTTTTCTGAACGCTTTTATCATCATAGAATGTTGTTTCAAAGAAACTAATCGTCCCATAGCTATAATATATTTTTTATCTTTATCAAAAAAATATTCTTCTTTCACTTCCTGTGTGTTTGGAGTATAGAAATTATATATTACTTGCTTTTTTTTCTCTTTTATCCACTTGAAATAATCTGAGACGCCTTGACTTAATGATACAATTTTTGTTGCTCTTGGATAAAATATAAATCTTAACAATGACCAAATAAATCCAATTTTTTTCATAGGAGGATAAGATCGCTCGCTAATAATATTTGGTATTTTCAAACCAAAAGTCGATATTAGAACATATATATTTGTGAAATCCATAAAAGACACAACTAGATCAGGATTCTCATTAATAATAGCCTTCCGTAAAACTAAGAGTCTATTTATAAATCGACTAATTTTTTTCTTCTTTCCTCTATTTAATATACGTAATTTTATTCTTTTTACGGATTTTTGAATATGATAAAAATCACTTGTATCATCTCTTAAAGTCATCAAACATATATTATATTGTCCAGTAAAGTGCTTTATAATATTTGTAAGAATTTTCTCAGCACCACCAGATGTTAAACTTGGGATAATAAAAAGTATTTTTTTCAATTTTGTATTCTCTTATTTATTTCATAATATTCTTTTAACGTACAACCATAAAACGATTCACTAATCTTGCTAAACAATAAATCAAGATCAGAATATAACTTATCAACTTCTAAATCATCTTTAAAATTTGGACTACCATTAGGCATAAACTCAGAAGAATGCAACATGTACATTAAGTAAGAGTAATCTTTCTTTTTTATTATTTTATGTACTTTTAATAACTGCTTTATGTTTTTAGTAGTTGATCTAAACCACAGCTTTTGTGGGTAATATCGGTTGGTTATTTTTTTTAAAATTGGAATCCTATTTAAAAAATTAAAAATCACATTTTCTCTATTGATAATAGTCATCGGTACTTCTAATACTTTATCATTCCATATATATTCTTTATTAGGGTACTGATGATAATCGGTTCCACCAAATCCATTCGGAGCACCTTTCTTACCCGACCAATCTATACCTGGCGTAACAGAACAATCTACTTTTAATCCTAATTCATATAAGTCCTGAAAGTATGTGTCATCCATTGCCCAACGTCCAGCTCTATGACTTATTATTTTAGTCTCAAATAAATCAGTCAATATATCATATAGATATGCAAGCTTAGCTTTTCTTATATTGAATGGATATTCTACTAAATAAGGATGATATTTATAATCATCTTCTGTTAATTCGTATTTAGGAGGAGAATGCCATGCATGTAGATGCATACCGACTTCTGCTTCTCCTTTTTGTACTAATGATTTAAGATAATCAACAAATATTTTGTCTTGTGTTATCTCATAGTTACATAAATAAACTGGTTTAAATCCATATTTATTACATAACTCTTGAAAACGAGGAATATATTTAGTATTCTCAGTTGTTATTGTTTTTTTTCTTGCCCATTGGTTATCACCTTCAGTATCAATAGTTATAATAAATGGTTTTTTATTTTCCATACAATTTCCTTAGAAGAAGATATATTCGTCCTTTTAAAGATTTACAAATTATATATGAATACTCTTCAATTATTCTTCCATTGAAAGCTTTCTTAAATTTTGCTATCCCCGCTTTTTGCTTATCTTGTTCAGTCAAATCTATTCCACCAAAATCATAAACATCAAAATTTAATTTCTTATATAATTCAAATTCATGATGATGTAACAATTTATTTGCGAATCCAATATTTTTTATCATATCTTCATCATCAA
This sequence is a window from Spirochaeta cellobiosiphila DSM 17781. Protein-coding genes within it:
- a CDS encoding glycosyltransferase family 4 protein produces the protein MKKILFIIPSLTSGGAEKILTNIIKHFTGQYNICLMTLRDDTSDFYHIQKSVKRIKLRILNRGKKKKISRFINRLLVLRKAIINENPDLVVSFMDFTNIYVLISTFGLKIPNIISERSYPPMKKIGFIWSLLRFIFYPRATKIVSLSQGVSDYFKWIKEKKKQVIYNFYTPNTQEVKEEYFFDKDKKYIIAMGRLVSLKQHSMMIKAFRKISDNKKDISLVIFGEGPERGNLENLIKELSLTGKVFLPGTVRNTEYVFSNGELFLHTSTYEGFGNVLVEAMAMGLPVVSTDCMSGPKEIVIDGFNGFLVGIKDIDGTVAAINKLLDDIVLKESMSRNAKKSIHRFEYKKIMGQWDVLFKSVLRNKYV
- a CDS encoding glycosyltransferase family 39 protein, yielding MFKISERSTTYTKVFICLCILNLFVRLLTLQNPQSGPDEMHYWEHARNIVLGIKNINFIHKSARFSLIIPLAIIIKITSNPLMYYILPILMSFVHLYLIFLIIKNEMSKEAMTFVLLGMILFPYFIDSYNKVLPDITSITYLLLTFYFYNKGSAKGGQYFVLMGIFHFLAYLSKITMLYFGPAFFILLLYKNKKIKPALIYSFTLLIFFLIETFLYSHFSSFSSRLDVIMSSHLSSNNRNLLSFTSFTGLFLRYKPQNFYILYQLITWPFFLLFIFLGRKINNLKLKSIFILIFTYFFFMTFVIESVNPIVPVNTFRSRYFNVALPFIFIGYGYYFDFFFSKKLTLFSTFQNLSVKIIGLFCSVIVISMVLFFSSGLIPRKFDKYSNDLRRLNIYPVFLLSNYYKIINKAYSNGWFFLSTSSDDDDKKLLNEIRVLFLNDENYKDKDWKISKVYINGEYYWAFSRKKVQLSQIVNEKIIWVSRPFTLMYNSKLITSDTKIKKL
- a CDS encoding transposase domain-containing protein — translated: MGDYKGNNTEASCFYYSLIETTKQNGLNPHLYLAYIFKQAPLITNKTEWEYLLP